The following are from one region of the Nostoc cf. commune SO-36 genome:
- a CDS encoding GNAT family N-acetyltransferase, translated as MEVFLANINHLESISVLFNRYRIFYNQASNLEATKEFLKERFNNKESVVFAANDNGELVGFTQLYPSFSSVSMKRVWILNDLYVEESHRRRGIAKLLMSVAEEYAKESGAVRVILATQISNITAQKLYEARGYVQDEEFYHYALRLQ; from the coding sequence ATGGAAGTTTTCTTAGCTAATATTAATCATCTTGAAAGTATTTCAGTACTATTTAATCGGTATCGTATTTTTTACAATCAAGCATCAAACCTTGAAGCTACCAAAGAGTTTCTTAAAGAACGTTTCAATAATAAAGAATCAGTAGTATTTGCAGCTAATGACAATGGAGAATTAGTCGGATTTACTCAGCTTTATCCCAGTTTCTCTTCAGTGTCGATGAAACGAGTATGGATATTGAACGATTTGTATGTAGAAGAGTCACATCGCCGCAGGGGAATTGCAAAATTATTGATGAGTGTTGCAGAAGAATACGCCAAAGAAAGTGGAGCCGTTAGAGTAATTTTAGCAACTCAAATTTCTAACATAACTGCACAAAAACTCTATGAAGCGCGAGGTTACGTTCAGGATGAGGAGTTTTACCATTATGCTTTGCGGTTGCAATAA
- a CDS encoding Uma2 family endonuclease, translated as MSESIILTDTGLLPEDVLPDVSHLVTEDDEPLDNLPSEKQQRLLTETLYSSWNGLSNTQGFLVAANVGLFPSNKQPPIVPDVFLSLDVQVADNWWERRHRSYFFWDFGKPPEVVIEIVSNQEGNETGRKILEYARMRVMYYIIFDPTRQLGGEVLQMYELRGRQYISMSEQWLTEVELGLCLWEGAYEGKQDVWLRWCDATGNIIPTGAERAEQERLRAEQERLRAELEREAKETALQRAEHLAAQLRALGIEPEV; from the coding sequence ATGAGTGAATCTATCATCTTGACAGACACTGGCTTATTACCAGAAGATGTGTTACCAGATGTTAGTCATCTGGTGACAGAGGACGATGAACCCTTGGATAATCTGCCATCTGAAAAACAACAACGGCTGCTGACAGAAACACTTTACAGTTCTTGGAACGGGCTTAGTAATACCCAAGGGTTTCTCGTGGCTGCCAATGTGGGGTTGTTTCCCAGTAACAAACAACCGCCGATTGTGCCTGATGTATTTTTGAGCCTGGATGTACAAGTAGCTGATAACTGGTGGGAAAGACGGCATCGCTCTTATTTCTTCTGGGATTTTGGTAAACCGCCAGAGGTGGTGATTGAAATTGTTTCAAATCAAGAAGGCAATGAAACAGGACGAAAAATCTTAGAGTATGCCAGGATGCGGGTAATGTACTACATTATCTTTGATCCAACTCGACAACTTGGTGGTGAAGTTCTACAGATGTACGAGTTGCGTGGGCGGCAATATATATCCATGAGTGAGCAATGGCTGACTGAAGTTGAGCTAGGTTTATGTTTGTGGGAAGGTGCGTATGAAGGGAAGCAGGATGTTTGGCTGAGGTGGTGTGACGCGACAGGGAATATAATTCCTACTGGTGCAGAACGAGCCGAACAAGAACGCTTACGAGCCGAACAAGAACGTTTACGAGCAGAACTTGAGCGAGAAGCTAAAGAAACTGCTCTGCAACGAGCTGAACACTTGGCGGCACAGTTACGAGCCTTGGGTATTGAGCCAGAAGTGTGA
- the pirA gene encoding arginine synthesis PII-interacting regulator PirA produces MSQNRLQSVSKAREAHRANIQKSLEHRLQIARAKGDEELIRQLEAEMRYSS; encoded by the coding sequence ATGAGTCAAAATAGACTACAAAGTGTGAGCAAAGCACGAGAAGCTCACAGAGCAAATATTCAAAAAAGCCTAGAGCATCGCTTGCAAATAGCCAGAGCAAAAGGCGACGAAGAGCTGATTCGTCAGCTAGAAGCTGAGATGAGATATTCCAGCTAA
- a CDS encoding SAM hydrolase/SAM-dependent halogenase family protein, with translation MSKNEIGQQPLVTLLSDFSDRDVYVAIMKGVIAQINPRLTVVDLTHQIPPQDIAAARFSLMNAYAYFPVGTVHVAVVDPGVGSKRRAIAVEFAQGFLVGPDNGIFSGVLSQSPAMSTTGYAYAAVELTNLNYWRTPQPSKTFHGRDIFAPVAANLASGVPLKELGQEIDPASLVKLDISNCKQTSNGVAGCIQYIDHFGNLVSNIAGTYVQSKTWCVQVAGLSIPGCEIYSDVNVGEMIALVGSHGWVEIAINRGNAHSQLQINLQDALQVLFT, from the coding sequence ATGTCTAAGAATGAGATAGGGCAACAACCACTCGTAACTTTGTTGAGCGATTTTAGCGATCGCGATGTTTATGTCGCCATAATGAAAGGAGTTATAGCCCAAATCAACCCCAGACTGACGGTGGTAGACTTAACGCACCAAATTCCGCCGCAAGATATCGCCGCAGCGAGGTTTAGCTTAATGAATGCTTATGCCTATTTCCCCGTTGGGACAGTGCATGTGGCAGTAGTAGATCCAGGTGTGGGAAGCAAGCGACGAGCGATCGCAGTAGAATTTGCTCAAGGGTTTTTGGTAGGCCCAGATAATGGTATCTTTAGCGGAGTACTCAGTCAAAGTCCAGCGATGTCTACGACGGGCTACGCCTACGCAGCCGTTGAACTCACAAATCTTAACTATTGGCGAACTCCTCAACCAAGTAAGACTTTTCACGGTAGAGATATCTTTGCACCAGTAGCAGCTAATCTTGCTAGTGGTGTTCCCCTCAAAGAGCTAGGACAAGAAATTGATCCAGCAAGTTTGGTAAAGTTGGATATAAGCAACTGCAAGCAAACAAGCAATGGTGTAGCGGGTTGCATTCAATATATTGACCACTTTGGCAACTTAGTGAGCAATATTGCAGGGACTTATGTACAAAGCAAAACTTGGTGTGTGCAAGTCGCTGGGTTGAGTATCCCAGGCTGTGAAATTTATAGTGATGTCAACGTTGGAGAGATGATAGCTTTAGTTGGCAGTCACGGCTGGGTAGAAATTGCTATTAATCGTGGCAATGCTCACTCACAGTTACAGATTAATTTACAAGATGCACTACAAGTTTTGTTTACATAA
- a CDS encoding DUF2301 domain-containing membrane protein has product MTTQTLSAPEVYQGQFGEFTITQSDRTGVIIYRAGLMVAALSFAIGSALVLLNNNPIITALTPLYACFSLALGVSLFTIHIYMASLHRTLQIFWAIGNIASVILALSSSEPLALAVYNQPITLLGIGFIFVALTGIYFKEAFCFNRLETKVLTPIVPLLLLGHLVGILPTQVESILLGIWATLFLVFALRKTVQAIPADIGDKSVFTYLKEQRLAKV; this is encoded by the coding sequence ATGACTACACAAACACTGTCTGCACCAGAAGTTTATCAAGGTCAGTTTGGCGAATTTACAATTACTCAGAGCGATCGCACTGGCGTAATTATCTACCGTGCTGGATTAATGGTAGCAGCACTGAGCTTTGCTATAGGCAGCGCTTTGGTTTTACTCAACAATAACCCAATTATAACTGCGCTGACACCTCTATATGCTTGTTTTAGTCTCGCTCTCGGTGTGAGTTTATTTACCATTCATATCTACATGGCATCATTGCATCGAACGTTACAAATTTTTTGGGCAATCGGTAATATCGCATCAGTGATATTGGCACTGTCTAGTAGTGAACCTTTAGCTCTTGCTGTTTACAATCAGCCGATTACCTTATTGGGAATTGGTTTTATCTTCGTTGCATTAACAGGTATTTATTTTAAAGAAGCTTTTTGCTTCAATCGCCTGGAAACTAAAGTATTAACCCCAATAGTACCGCTACTATTGTTAGGACATTTAGTGGGAATTTTACCAACTCAGGTAGAAAGTATTTTATTAGGAATTTGGGCAACATTATTTTTAGTGTTTGCTCTGCGAAAGACAGTGCAAGCAATTCCTGCTGATATTGGAGATAAGTCTGTATTTACTTACTTGAAAGAACAACGTTTAGCTAAGGTTTAA
- a CDS encoding YdcF family protein — protein sequence MRTKNSQRQNFPKIKLIKRQEIWTLTAQGWAIAIALIIYFIFFAITNVHSFLAVTSPIKSAEVLIVEGWLPDYAVEEALAEFKIGSYRQIVTTGGSLGKGSHLTEYNNFAEVTVATLIKLGLEAEKVVAVPTPLVVKDRSYASAAEFYRWLSNSNLQIKSINLFSLDAHTRRSWLLFKKLLNPDIKVGVIAAKTQDYNPEKWWVSSAGARTIIDEGIAYIYARFLNWKA from the coding sequence ATGCGGACAAAAAATAGTCAGCGTCAAAATTTTCCAAAAATAAAATTAATCAAACGCCAAGAAATCTGGACACTTACGGCTCAGGGGTGGGCGATTGCGATCGCTTTGATTATTTATTTCATATTTTTCGCCATTACTAATGTACACTCATTTCTTGCCGTAACTTCCCCAATCAAATCAGCAGAAGTATTAATTGTTGAAGGATGGCTACCAGATTATGCTGTAGAGGAAGCATTGGCTGAATTTAAAATCGGTTCTTATCGTCAAATAGTTACTACCGGAGGCTCATTAGGAAAAGGAAGCCATCTTACCGAATATAATAATTTTGCAGAAGTGACAGTTGCCACTTTGATAAAACTCGGTTTAGAAGCAGAAAAAGTGGTAGCTGTTCCTACACCTTTGGTGGTTAAAGATCGTAGCTATGCGTCTGCTGCTGAATTTTATCGTTGGCTATCTAATTCAAATTTACAGATAAAATCAATTAATCTTTTTTCATTGGATGCTCATACTCGTAGGAGTTGGCTACTTTTCAAAAAATTACTGAATCCTGATATCAAAGTTGGTGTGATTGCTGCCAAAACGCAAGATTACAATCCAGAGAAATGGTGGGTTTCTAGCGCAGGTGCGCGGACAATTATTGATGAAGGCATAGCTTATATTTATGCAAGGTTTTTGAATTGGAAAGCTTAA
- a CDS encoding alpha/beta hydrolase produces MHSGLGLLPSLAAEKVTVRYGLFEQSIPVADIRNYGETQKASSDLQSFLDYLSAKEKEKFQDALQVKMSLDIVALDKLLNTGMGKQILSFASSAIARRDQASIQALRSAIIIGARSPEGLGITTFLEAYPSNQLVVDVSKISKLVGMANSSSSAADAPPKDNVTSSPLGKIALQYQTLAAQNKQFSGCLFGDSISAGLGNTLGNGTFNFGLNGLSTISLLEQLKSLIPTKVKCEKAIIAVGGNDAWYGTSDELFSKNLQEAIALVRTMGTKEIFLIPAFYSTVAASSDPTVAAPLSRVEQINVLINQVAEAEKVPVAASGLAPLYENNVLKDNLTSDGEHLNAEGLKIYRQALLQILGK; encoded by the coding sequence GTGCATAGTGGCCTTGGTTTATTGCCTAGTTTGGCAGCCGAAAAAGTTACTGTCAGATACGGATTGTTTGAGCAATCGATTCCGGTGGCAGATATACGCAACTATGGCGAGACGCAAAAGGCTTCTAGCGATTTGCAATCTTTCTTAGATTACCTCAGCGCTAAAGAGAAAGAGAAGTTTCAAGATGCTCTGCAAGTGAAAATGTCTCTGGATATTGTGGCTTTAGATAAACTGCTAAATACAGGAATGGGCAAGCAAATTTTATCTTTTGCTTCTAGTGCGATCGCCCGTCGCGATCAAGCCAGTATACAAGCTCTACGATCTGCCATTATCATAGGAGCAAGATCACCAGAAGGTTTAGGAATAACTACCTTTCTAGAAGCCTATCCCAGCAATCAACTAGTTGTTGATGTGTCAAAAATTTCTAAACTAGTTGGTATGGCAAATTCATCTTCTAGTGCTGCTGATGCACCACCAAAAGATAATGTAACTTCTTCACCTTTAGGCAAAATTGCCCTGCAATATCAGACACTCGCCGCCCAAAATAAACAGTTCTCAGGTTGTTTATTTGGCGATTCTATTTCCGCCGGACTCGGTAACACACTTGGGAACGGTACTTTTAATTTTGGGTTAAATGGGCTGAGTACAATTTCATTACTGGAACAACTGAAAAGTTTAATTCCTACCAAGGTGAAATGTGAAAAAGCCATTATTGCTGTAGGTGGAAATGATGCTTGGTATGGAACTAGTGATGAGTTGTTTAGCAAAAATTTACAAGAAGCGATCGCACTAGTCCGCACAATGGGAACTAAAGAGATTTTCCTAATCCCGGCTTTTTATTCTACAGTTGCAGCAAGCTCAGATCCAACTGTAGCAGCCCCACTTTCTCGAGTTGAACAAATTAATGTTCTGATTAATCAAGTTGCTGAAGCAGAAAAAGTACCAGTCGCAGCATCAGGATTAGCACCATTGTATGAAAATAATGTTCTTAAAGATAATTTGACCAGTGATGGGGAGCATCTGAATGCAGAAGGTCTAAAAATTTATCGGCAAGCATTATTACAAATTCTCGGTAAGTAG
- the dprA gene encoding DNA-processing protein DprA → MVEEGAYWLAWAQISGIGPVLLRRLEQHFGTLATAWNATKVQLAEVEGFGLQTLEKVVQQRSRLHPEQLFTKHQQENSHFWTPADADYPRLLLETPSPPPILYYRGEVELQENLGQKPMVGIVGTRQPSEYGIRWTRQISTALAKNGFTVVSGMAEGIDTESHIAAMKAGGRTIAVLGTGVDVIYPHKNRDLYKQILTAGLVVSEYPTKTPPDRTHFPRRNRIIAGLSRAILVIEAPLKSGALITATYANEFGRDVYALPGRVDDHPSQGCLKLLSQGASLIVKELDELLTMLGAIPQIDPIEASTAPEQLRPTLEPELQRVMDAFTSDALPFDFIVQQTGMGAGSVSGALLQLELMGFVSQLPGMRYQKS, encoded by the coding sequence GTGGTAGAAGAGGGTGCATATTGGCTAGCTTGGGCACAAATTTCGGGAATTGGCCCGGTATTACTGCGGCGGCTGGAACAGCATTTTGGTACGCTAGCAACAGCTTGGAACGCTACTAAAGTACAGTTGGCAGAGGTAGAGGGTTTTGGTTTGCAAACACTAGAAAAAGTAGTACAACAGCGATCGCGCCTACACCCAGAACAACTATTTACCAAGCACCAGCAGGAAAATTCTCATTTCTGGACACCAGCAGATGCAGATTATCCCCGCTTACTGCTGGAGACTCCAAGCCCACCGCCGATTTTGTACTATCGCGGTGAAGTCGAACTGCAAGAAAATCTCGGACAAAAACCGATGGTTGGAATTGTCGGAACCCGCCAACCCTCAGAATACGGTATCCGTTGGACTCGCCAAATTAGTACAGCATTGGCTAAAAATGGCTTTACAGTTGTTTCTGGGATGGCTGAGGGAATTGACACAGAAAGCCACATCGCCGCCATGAAAGCAGGTGGACGGACGATCGCAGTTTTGGGAACTGGTGTAGATGTCATCTATCCCCATAAAAATCGGGATTTGTACAAGCAAATTTTGACGGCTGGGTTAGTTGTAAGTGAGTACCCCACAAAAACCCCACCCGATCGCACCCACTTTCCCCGCCGCAACCGGATTATTGCGGGTTTAAGCCGCGCCATCCTCGTAATAGAAGCGCCATTAAAATCAGGTGCGTTAATTACTGCAACCTACGCAAATGAATTTGGCAGAGATGTCTATGCTTTACCTGGAAGAGTGGACGATCATCCATCTCAAGGGTGCTTAAAGTTACTTAGTCAGGGAGCTTCTTTGATTGTCAAGGAATTAGATGAACTGTTAACAATGCTGGGAGCAATACCACAAATTGATCCAATTGAGGCTTCTACAGCACCAGAACAGTTAAGGCCAACTTTAGAGCCAGAATTGCAAAGGGTAATGGATGCGTTTACAAGTGATGCTTTACCCTTTGATTTTATTGTCCAACAAACCGGCATGGGTGCTGGCTCAGTTTCGGGTGCTTTGTTGCAGTTGGAACTTATGGGTTTTGTTTCGCAATTACCAGGGATGCGGTATCAAAAAAGTTAA
- a CDS encoding restriction endonuclease subunit S: MIDKFTGSAIKNFHLIDFRELAIPIPPLKEQKEIVQQVKSLLDISIKVKQQHQYAETYLDKLNQSILAKAFRGELVPQDPDDEPASVLLERIRAEREKLNNGKQKSQRTSKRKSKTVEEQGVT, translated from the coding sequence TTGATAGATAAATTTACAGGTAGTGCAATTAAAAACTTTCACCTTATTGATTTTCGAGAGTTAGCAATTCCTATACCACCACTGAAGGAACAAAAAGAGATTGTTCAACAGGTGAAATCGCTATTAGACATTAGCATAAAAGTTAAACAGCAACATCAATATGCTGAAACTTACTTAGACAAACTCAACCAATCAATCCTCGCCAAAGCCTTCCGGGGTGAACTCGTCCCCCAAGATCCCGATGATGAACCTGCATCAGTCTTACTAGAACGAATTCGAGCAGAACGAGAAAAATTAAACAATGGCAAACAAAAAAGCCAACGAACAAGCAAGCGCAAAAGCAAGACAGTAGAAGAACAAGGAGTAACGTAA
- a CDS encoding class I SAM-dependent DNA methyltransferase, translating to MTATTDIVQKLWNLCHVLRDDGVTYLQYVTELTYLLFLKMAQETGAEAQLLQGYRWDDLVTQDGVEQLTSYRKLLLMLGSENSSLRVQAIFANAQTSLKQPRILKKLVTSIDELDWFSEHRDEFGDLYEGLLQKNADEKKSGAGQYFTPRPLIDCMVSLLKPQPGELIQDPAAGTGGFLIASDRYIRQYHDSFEWTEAQQSFQQHQAFYGMELVQDAHRLLLMNMMLHGIEGAVDLGDSLSAEGQRLAKADVILTNPPFGTKKGGGLPSRDDFTYPTSNKQLAFLQHIYRTLKPGGRAAVVLPDNVLFEDGQGRAIRADLMAKCNLHTILRLPTGIFYAQGVKTNVLFFQRGTTEKDNTKAVWIYDMRTNMPSFGKRIPLTRGHLSEFEQCYGDEPNGNSLRVDLGENGRFRCFTREQITKRNENLDISWLRDDSLRSGDNLPEPEIIAAEIMEKLRIATKEMEALMILLEGEEAAEAVSASVGLSTLE from the coding sequence ATGACCGCTACCACCGATATTGTTCAAAAACTCTGGAATTTATGCCACGTTCTGCGGGATGACGGCGTTACTTATTTGCAATATGTTACAGAATTAACCTATCTGCTGTTCTTAAAGATGGCGCAGGAAACGGGGGCGGAGGCGCAATTATTACAAGGCTATCGCTGGGATGACTTGGTTACTCAGGATGGGGTAGAGCAACTAACATCTTATAGAAAACTCTTACTTATGTTGGGTTCGGAGAATTCATCTTTGCGAGTACAGGCGATTTTTGCTAATGCTCAAACTTCCCTCAAGCAACCCCGCATTCTCAAGAAGCTTGTCACCAGTATTGATGAATTGGACTGGTTTTCAGAACATCGAGACGAGTTTGGCGATTTGTATGAAGGACTATTACAGAAAAACGCCGACGAGAAAAAATCTGGTGCAGGACAGTATTTTACACCCAGACCGTTGATTGATTGCATGGTTTCCTTACTGAAGCCACAACCAGGAGAGTTGATTCAAGATCCGGCGGCTGGAACTGGAGGGTTTTTGATAGCCAGCGATCGCTATATTCGACAATACCACGATTCCTTCGAGTGGACAGAAGCACAACAATCTTTCCAACAGCATCAGGCGTTTTATGGTATGGAATTGGTGCAAGATGCTCACCGCTTGCTGTTGATGAATATGATGCTACACGGAATTGAAGGGGCTGTAGATTTGGGTGATAGCCTTTCCGCAGAGGGACAGCGACTAGCAAAAGCCGATGTAATTCTGACTAATCCACCCTTTGGGACAAAAAAAGGAGGTGGGCTACCTTCGCGGGATGATTTTACTTATCCCACCTCAAACAAGCAATTAGCATTTTTGCAACATATCTATAGAACCCTCAAACCAGGGGGACGGGCTGCGGTAGTTTTGCCAGATAATGTATTGTTTGAAGATGGACAAGGGCGGGCAATTCGGGCTGACTTGATGGCTAAATGTAATTTGCATACCATTTTAAGATTGCCCACTGGGATATTTTACGCCCAAGGTGTGAAGACAAATGTATTATTTTTCCAGCGTGGCACAACGGAGAAAGACAACACCAAAGCAGTTTGGATTTACGATATGCGTACCAATATGCCCAGCTTTGGTAAACGTATTCCCTTGACTCGTGGGCATTTATCTGAGTTTGAGCAGTGCTATGGAGATGAACCCAATGGCAATAGTCTGCGTGTCGATTTGGGAGAAAATGGGCGTTTTCGGTGCTTCACGCGAGAGCAGATTACCAAGCGTAACGAAAATTTAGATATTTCCTGGCTGCGAGATGATAGCTTGCGATCGGGCGATAATTTACCAGAGCCGGAGATAATTGCAGCTGAGATTATGGAAAAGCTGCGAATTGCCACAAAGGAGATGGAAGCTTTGATGATATTGCTAGAAGGTGAAGAAGCGGCGGAGGCTGTCAGTGCTTCCGTGGGGTTGTCAACTTTAGAATAG
- a CDS encoding type I restriction-modification enzyme R subunit C-terminal domain-containing protein produces the protein MREWFRDKKAIAQILDRRDGGTQPILISHHQDELVSIERGYGSAARPEDYLESFRAFLLENMNKIPALIVVTQRPRELTRAQLKELRMQLDAAGYSQTSLQTAWRETTNEDIAASIIGFIRQAALGDALIAYSERVERAMKKILASQPWNTPQRKWLERIGKQLKAEIIVDCEAFDKGEFKTQGGGFERLNKVFGGELENIVIKIHESLWDVAI, from the coding sequence GTGCGGGAATGGTTTCGAGACAAAAAAGCGATCGCTCAAATTCTTGACCGTCGAGATGGTGGAACTCAGCCAATATTAATTTCCCATCATCAAGATGAATTAGTCTCAATTGAACGCGGTTATGGCAGTGCTGCACGTCCAGAAGATTATTTAGAAAGTTTTAGAGCCTTTTTACTAGAGAACATGAATAAAATTCCGGCGCTGATTGTTGTCACACAGCGCCCCCGTGAGTTAACAAGGGCGCAACTTAAAGAACTGCGAATGCAGCTTGATGCAGCTGGATACTCTCAAACCAGCTTACAAACGGCATGGCGAGAAACGACTAATGAAGATATTGCCGCTTCTATCATCGGCTTTATTCGTCAAGCGGCCTTGGGTGATGCTTTAATTGCTTACAGTGAAAGGGTTGAACGCGCGATGAAAAAAATTCTAGCGAGTCAGCCTTGGAATACACCGCAACGCAAATGGTTAGAACGGATTGGGAAGCAACTCAAAGCGGAAATAATTGTTGATTGCGAAGCCTTTGATAAAGGAGAGTTTAAAACTCAAGGTGGTGGATTTGAGCGATTAAATAAGGTTTTCGGTGGAGAATTAGAGAATATTGTGATCAAGATTCATGAGAGCCTTTGGGATGTTGCTATTTGA